From Coturnix japonica isolate 7356 chromosome 3, Coturnix japonica 2.1, whole genome shotgun sequence, the proteins below share one genomic window:
- the EHD3 gene encoding EH domain-containing protein 3, with the protein MFSWLGNDDRRRKDPEVFQTVSEGLKKLYKTKLLPLEEHYKFHEFHSPALEDADFDNKPMVLLVGQYSTGKTTFIRYLLEQDFPGMRIGPEPTTDSFIAVMQGDVEGIVPGNALVVDPKKPFRKLNAFGNAFLNRFVCAQLPNPVLESISVIDTPGILSGEKQRISRGYDFAAVLEWFAERVDRIILLFDAHKLDISDEFSEVIKALKNHEDKMRVVLNKADQIETQQLMRVYGALMWSLGKIVNTPEVIRVYIGSFWSHPLLIPDNRKLFEAEEQDLFRDIQSLPRNAALRKLNDLIKRARLAKVHAYIISSLKKEMPSVFGKDNKKKELINNLGEIYARIEREHQISPGDFPNLRKMQDQLQAQDFSKFQPLKSKLLETVEDMLANDIAQLMVLVRQEESQRPTQMVKGGAFEGTLHGPFGHGYGEGAGEGIDDAEWVVARDKPMYDEIFYTLSPVDGKITGANAKKEMVRSKLPNTVLGKIWKLADIDKDGMLDDEEFALANHLIKVKLEGHELPNELPSHLLPPSKRKITE; encoded by the exons ATGTTCAGCTGGCTGGGCAATGACGACCGCAGGAGGAAAGACCCCGAGGTGTTCCAGACGGTCAGCGAGGGTCTGAAGAAGCTCTACAAAACCAAACTGCTGCCTCTGGAGGAACACTACAAGTTCCACGAGTTTCACTCGCCGGCTTTGGAGGATGCTGACTTCGACAACAAGcccatggtgctgctggtggggcagTACTCCACAGGGAAGACCACCTTCATCAG GTACCTGCTGGAGCAGGATTTCCCGGGAATGAGGATTGGACCAGAGCCTACAACTGACTCCTTTATAGCTGTTATGCAAGGAGATGTGGAAGGAATTGTTCCTGGAAACGCACTGGTGGTGGATCCCAAAAAACCATTCAGGAAACTCAATGCCTTTGGCAATGCCTTTTTGAACAG GTTTGTATGTGCCCAGCTACCTAATCCTGTGTTAGAGAGCATCAGTGTCATTGATACACCAGGAATCCTTTCcggagaaaagcagagaattaGCAGAG GTTATGACTTTGCTGCTGTATTGGAGTGGTTTGCAGAGCGGGTTGACCGCATCATTCTCCTTTTCGATGCGCACAAGCTGGACATCTCTGATGAATTCTCGGAGGTCATCAAAGCCCTGAAGAACCACGAGGACAAGATGAGAGTTGTTCTCAACAAAGCTGACCAGATAGAGACCCAGCAACTGATGAGGGTGTACGGTGCACTCATGTGGTCCCTGGGAAAGATTGTCAACACTCCAGAGGTCATCAGAGTCTATATTGGCTCCTTCTGGTCCCATCCGTTGCTCATCCCTGACAACCGCAAGTTGTTTGAGGCAGAGGAGCAGGACCTGTTCAGGGATATCCAGAGCCTTCCCCGCAACGCAGCCCTAAGGAAGCTGAATGATCTCATCAAGCGGGCACGGCTGGCCAAG GTCCATGCCTACATCATCAGTTCCCTAAAGAAGGAAATGCCCTCAGTGTTTGGGaaagacaataaaaagaaagagcttATTAACAACTTGGGAGAAATTTATGCCCGCATTGAACGGGAACATCAGATCTCACCAGGAGACTTCCCTAATCTGAGAAAGATGCAG GATCAGTTGCAGGCCCAGGATTTTAGCAAGTTCCAGCCTCTGAAGAGCAAGCTGCTGGAGACTGTGGAAGACATGCTGGCTAATGACATCGCCCAGCTCATGGTGCTGGTACGCCAGGAGGAATCACAGCGGCCTACCCAGATGGTGAAGGGAGGAGCCTTCGAGGGCACCCTGCATGGTCCATTTGGCCACGGCTATGGTGAAGGCGCTGGCGAAGGGATCGATGATGCTGAGTGGGTGGTGGCCAGAGACAAGCCCATGTATGATGAAATCTTCTACACACTGTCACCTGTCGATGGTAAAATAACTGGTGCCAATGCAAAGAAGGAGATGGTAAGGTCTAAGCTGCCTAACACAGTGCTGGGCAAGATCTGGAAACTGGCTGACATCGACAAAGATGGCATGCTGGATGATGAGGAGTTTGCCTTGGCAAATCATCTCATTAAAGTCAAGTTGGAGGGTCATGAGCTGCCAAACGAgctcccttcccatctcctccctccatccaaaaggaaaataacagaatga